In a single window of the Trichoderma breve strain T069 chromosome 6, whole genome shotgun sequence genome:
- a CDS encoding pyridoxal-phosphate dependent enzyme domain-containing protein translates to MGSISPDAKLPWIKTPCILSRPLSRVAGCNIYLKLDNLQPSGSFKSRGIGNLMIHAVATNPDVHFYCLSGGNAGLACASSAAALCKPATIVIPETASKIFKNKLLDLGARVFQVGKNLAAADLFLRENLLAKDPRGFYVPPFDHPHIWDGAATIVGELRDQIDVPIDGIVCSVGGGGLFNGLMQGIESFRWSGRKPHVLTVETAGADSLNASILANAHVTLPEITSIVTSLGVSRVSEETWKWSQAPNTQNVVVSDADAAVSCVRFADDARLVVEISCGAALATVYRGDLRERLGKGLTDAQWAEKNVVMIVCGGSGVSLRTLDQYREEYGPLTTIKV, encoded by the exons ATGGGATCCATCTCTCCAGACGCAAAGCTGCCCTGGATCAAGACGCCATGCATCCTCAGTCGTCCACTGAGCCGCGTAGCTGGCTG CAACATCTATCTCAAACTCGACAACCTCCAGCCCAGCGGCTCCTTCAAATCCCGCGGCATAGGCAATCTCATGATCCACGCCGTCGCAACTAACCCCGATGTCCACTTCTACTGCCTCTCCGGCGGCAACGCCGGCCTCGCCTGCGCCAGCTCTGCCGCCGCCCTCTGCAAACccgccaccatcgtcatccccGAGACGGCCTCAAAGATCTTCAAGAAtaagcttcttgatcttggtgcCCGCGTCTTCCAAGTCGGCAAGAACTTGGCCGCTGCTGATCTGTTCCTCCGCGAGAACCTCCTCGCCAAGGACCCTCGCGGCTTCTATGTCCCGCCGTTTGACCATCCGCACATTTGGGATGGCGCGGCTACCATTGTTGGCGAGTTGCGGGACCAGATTGATGTTCCCATTGACGGCATCGTTTGCAGcgtgggtggtggtggcctGTTTAACGGCCTGATGCAAGGCATTGAAAGCTTCCGCTGGTCTGGTCGGAAGCCTCATGTCCTCACCGTCGAAACCGCGGGTGCTGATAGCCTCAATGCCAGTATCCTGGCCAACGCCCACGTCACACTGCCGGAAATCACATCCATCGTCACTTCACTGGGCGTTTCGCGCGTCTCCGAAGAGACGTGGAAGTGGTCTCAAGCACCAAACACCCAAAACGTCGTCGTCTCAGACGCCGATGCCGCAGTCAGTTGCGTTCGGTTCGCCGACGATGCTCGCCTAGTCGTCGAGATTTCGTGCGGCGCTGCATTGGCTACGGTATACCGCGGCGATTTGAGAGAGCGCCTCGGCAAAGGCTTGACTGACGCTCAATGGGCAGAAAAGAACGTCGTCATGATTGTGTGTGGAGGCTCTGGGGTCTCACTCAGGACTCTTGATCAGTACCGAGAAGAATACGGCCCGCTTACGACCATCAAGGTGTAA
- a CDS encoding mis6 domain-containing protein: MSSSAAEEIDALIQDVAAASKIPTKSRGANIKPTVASLTSLVYENGLLPNALEELVGLLVTPSHLDQASLAAIARNLYPVARVSRQVTIRVIGALGHGNLKPSLNLQVALLKWLIMIHHVLETPAVLAQAYGVLFNLLDTAAIRPNVCHLLALITRRKHVKPFRIQALLNLSRQTANDPYLIGLLRVFKDYYPEIILGELVRGKASAFKHPDISWKERLQEIQDAYALQAEKNSRGALDGFQVNRATGRAQGRRVVPVVHTSHVNENAVTLEEIENVTGFVQNMDRIELPNQLVAVLADPLLQKLLLLRPNAEAYQRVANWLSSVLQNVIDGDADEATLWEVLDVVKEFVVQSKSVPPVLLNFFARFFQQWNGSGQRSYILQILAYAPLLEFQDFYEHILQPLELAVLDNTPGSQVDILTLYTDILRHWIAILQSNDPIPAHANTSLTALIRHTGQLSLTLLQTSPTESVNAAIVEFYEQAIHLVNDDRLKYYIRIELPPSELIYSFLFSGSVTTISRLCDILACYKKGFEMAMSTKARNDGSNRIDALSYDRAYVNLYNGYLMDICNCFWRSRAFSDADTNSHGCMIPRPAVSKLTSYVSSVDKTFTLPSLFSLSYSPVLCLQSIHSVRDLEDAAIANDSTIRTRHAGPVTQASLSKLATSGGIQLSWQEYRIEVLRSLAEKNLGGIAELLKNTMTVLKKSMDATPRARAKMLSQDFS; the protein is encoded by the exons ATGTCGTCCTCTGCAGCCGAGGAGATTGACGCACTCATCCAAGATGTGGCTGCAG CTTCCAAGATACCAACCAAATCAAGGGGCGCAAACATCAAGCCCACAGTTGCAAGCCTAACCTCTCTGGTTTATGAGAACGGCCTACTGCCAAACGcgcttgaagagcttgttGGCCTGTTGGTTACGCCCAGTCATCTCGATCAGGCGAGTTTAGCTGCTATAGCCAGGAATCTGTATCCTGTTGCCAGAGTATCCCGGCAGGTTACAATTCGTGTCATTGGTGCCCTTGGACATGGAAATCTTAAGCCCTCGCTCAATCTTCAAGTAGCTCTTCTGAAATGGCTCATCATGATCCACCACGTATTAGAAACGCCGGCTGTGCTTGCCCAAGCTTATGGCGTTCTCTTCAATTTGCTTGACACAGCGGCGATTAGACCAAACGTTTGTCATCTACTGGCACTGATTACGCGAAGAAAACATGTCAAACCGTTTAGGATCCAAGCTCT GTTGAATTTGTCACGGCAGACAGCCAATGATCCCTATTTGATCGGTCTACTGAGAGTCTTCAAAGATTACTATCCTGAGATCATCTTAGGGGAGTTGGTTCGTGGCAAGGCTTCGGCTTTTAAA CACCCAGATATATCATGGAAAGAAAGGCTCCAAGAAATACAAGATGCCTATGCCCTGCAAGCGGAGAAGAATTCCCGTGGAGCTCTTGATGGGTTCCAAGTCAATCGCGCTACCGGCCGTGcccaaggaagaagagttgtGCCGGTTGTGCACACTTCTCACGTAAATGAG AACGCAGTTACGCTGGAAGAAATCGAAAATGTCACTGGCTTTGTCCAAAACATGGACAGAATAGAGTTGCCAAATCAGCTTGTAGCTGTACTTGCTGATCCTTTACTGCAAAAGCTATTGCTCTTACGTCCGAATGCCGAAGCTTATCAGCGGGTAGCGAACTGGCTGAGCTCAGTTTTGCAGAACGTCATTGACGGTGATGCCGATGAAGCCACGCTGTGGGAAGTTTTGGATGTCGTAAAGGAGTTTGTTGTGCAGAGTAAA TCTGTACCCCCTGTTCTCCTGAATTTCTTCGCCCGTTTCTTCCAACAGTGGAATGGGTCCGGCCAGCGTAGCTATATTTTGCAGATACTTGCGTATGCTCCTTTATTGGAGTTTCAAG ATTTCTATGAGCACATCCTACAGCCATTAGAATTGGCTGTCTTGGACAATACCCCTGGTTCACAGGTCGATATATTGACTTTGTATACCGACATACTTCGCCACTGGATTGCTATATTACAGTCTAATGATCCAATTCCGGCCCACGCCAATACGAGCCTGACGGCACTGATTCGCCATACTGGACAACTCAGCCTTACTCTTCTACAAACGTCACCTACAGAGTCGGTAaatgctgccattgtcgaaTTTTACGAGCAAGCAATTCACCTGGTCAACGACGATAGGCTAAAGTACTATATACGGATTGAACTGCCACCATCTGAGCTCATATACAGTTTCTTGTTCAGTGGCTCTGTGACGACAATATCCCGCTTATGCGATATCTTGGCGTGCTACAAAAAAGGTTTTGAAATGGCTATGTCAACCAAGGCAAGGAATGACGGCTCCAACCGAATCGATGCTCTCTCGTACGATCGAGCCTATGTCAATCTGTACAACGGCTATCTCATGGACATTTGTAACTGTTTCTGGCGAAGTCGAGCCTTTAGCGATGCGGATACCAATTCCCACGGCTGTATGATTCCGCGGCCGGCAGTTTCCAAGCTCACATCATACGTATCCTCGGTGGACAAGACCTTTACCCTCCCTTCATTGTTTTCCTTGTCGTACTCACCGGTGCTCTGTCTTCAGAGTATTCACTCAGTACGGGACCTGGAGGATGCAGCCATTGCAAACGATAGCACCATTCGGACAAGACATGCTGGACCTGTAACACAGGCTAGTCTTTCGAAGCTAGCGACGTCAGGAGGCATACAGCTTTCATGGCAAGAATACCGCATTGAAGTTCTAAGATCACTTGCTGAAAAGAACCTTGGAGGCATTGCTGAGCTCCTGAAGAACACAATGACAGTCTTGAAGAAGTCAATGGATGCAACGCCGCGAGCACGAGCCAAGATGTTGAGCCAAGATTTCAGCTAA
- a CDS encoding rap/ran-GAP domain-containing protein, which produces MQRVTYADVDESAEDPYFTEERFGDIAIKRWLVGNSIVTVKQATVSGWAQIIKRQPSGTSAYTVRESYRPPPPHQIENHVDITREGQPTSNLILPSHLLVQLMSPIPQTHDSARPIPLPDDEVTGRTIRVFDRLSSLDGHKVGVIYIGEGQTEEAEILANVSGSGDYIEFLNNLGTLTKLKGANFNTQGLDREHDTDGQYTFCWRDRVTEIVFHVTTQMPTDLERDPHCVAKKRHIGNDFVNIIFNDSGLPFKFDTFPSQFNCVNIVITPASPASFLATRETDSEQAHKKKFYTVQVMSKLGFPAISPASDTKMVSLKALPAFIRLLALNASVFAHVWHNREGGEHISSWSGRLREIKRLRERHGPKLGSVSSASPPTLLTGSMPAQPAPLQPYQDAGQPGGSSVRDSFNSLRRTSVATFFTNTSEQTSHRSSILSTTATNDTEVGTVNGLDSLVESVDFSKWG; this is translated from the coding sequence ATGCAGAGGGTCACTTATGCCGATGTCGATGAATCAGCTGAAGACCCTTACTTTACCGAAGAGCGTTTTGGTGACATTGCAATAAAGCGATGGTTGGTTGGGAACAGTATCGTCACTGTCAAGCAAGCCACGGTGTCCGGGTGGGCTCAGATAATCAAAAGACAGCCATCTGGCACGTCGGCATACACGGTTCGTGAATCTTATaggcctcctcctcctcaccagATAGAGAATCACGTCGACATCACGAGAGAGGGCCAGCCCACGTCCAACTTGATTTTACCCAGCCATTTACTGGTGCAACTCATGTCCCCAATTCCGCAGACGCACGACTCTGCGCGACCCATCCCTTTGCCAGACGATGAGGTAACTGGCCGAACCATCAGAGTGTTTGATCGCCTTTCCAGTCTTGATGGGCACAAGGTCGGTGTTATTTACATCGGCGAAGGCCAAactgaagaggcagaaatATTGGCAAACGTATCGGGAAGCGGCGACTACATTGAATTCCTGAATAACCTTGGAACTTTGACCAAGCTTAAGGGCGCAAACTTCAATACACAGGGCTTGGATCGGGAACACGACACCGATGGACAGTACACGTTTTGCTGGAGGGACAGAGTGACCGAGATTGTCTTTCACGTCACAACACAAATGCCGACAGATCTCGAACGAGATCCGCACTGCGTGGCGAAGAAACGGCATATTGGAAACGACTTTGTCAATATTATTTTCAACGACTCCGGTCTTCCGTTCAAATTCGACACTTTCCCGAGTCAGTTCAACTGTGTTAATATAGTAATCacaccagcatctcctgCCTCGTTTCTGGCCACTAGGGAGACGGATTCGGAGCAGGCgcacaagaagaagttttACACGGTGCAAGTGATGAGCAAACTGGGGTTCCCTGCAATCTCGCCTGCATCCGACACCAAGATGGTCTCGTTAAAAGCTCTGCCTGCCTTCATCCGGCTCCTTGCCCTCAATGCGTCTGTATTTGCCCATGTCTGGCACAACCGCGAGGGCGGCGAGCACATCAGTTCGTGGAGCGGTCGCCTTCGGGAAATTAAGCGGTTGCGAGAGAGACACGGGCCGAAGTTGGGTTCCGTGTCATCGGCTTCACCGCCGACGCTTCTCACCGGCTCCATGCCCGCCCAGCCGGCGCCGCTGCAGCCATATCAAGACGCGGGCCAACCAGGTGGCAGTAGCGTGAGGGATAGTTTCAACAGCTTGCGCAGGACGAGTGTAGCTACCTTCTTCACCAACACGAGTGAGCAGACTTCGCATCGGTCATCAATACTGTCTACAACTGCGACAAACGATACCGAGGTTGGCACCGTGAACGGGCTAGACTCCCTTGTCGAATCAGTAGATTTTTCAAAATGGGGATGA
- a CDS encoding ABC transporter domain-containing protein, translated as MSNQQPPRILVNNLSYTFPDFSTGVRNITLDLPPRSRTLLIGANGAGKTTLLRLLAGKRLAPGDAISICGVDPFKEGLEGVTYLGLEWVLNPIVRNDIGVMELLRSVGGDAYPERRDELVEMLDIDINWRMHAVSDGERRRVQLAMGLLRPWTVLFLDEITVDLDVLSRYSFLSWLKRETETRECTIVYATHILDNLAGWPTHLVHMHVGTVKEWDTADNMLQSLDSTVGPTGNSRLGELVMGWLRDDLKQRGPRSQANIGPEGKTYGFGGIKIGGYGDESKQREN; from the coding sequence ATGTCGaatcagcagcctcctcggATCCTGGTGAACAACCTCTCCTACACGTTCCCGGACTTCTCAACCGGCGTGAGGAACATCACCCTCGATCTACCTCCGCGCTCACGCACCCTCCTGATTGGTGCCAACGGTGCGGGCAAGACAACTCTCCTCCGTCTGCTGGCTGGAAAGCGTCTGGCTCCCGGagatgccatctccatctgcgGCGTCGACCCCTTCAAGGAGGGTCTTGAGGGCGTCACCTACCTTGGTCTCGAGTGGGTGCTGAACCCCATCGTGCGCAACGACATTGGCGTCATGGAGTTGCTCCGATCTGTCGGTGGCGATGCTTACCCTGAGCGCCGCGACGAGCTGGTTGAGATGCTTGACATCGACATTAACTGGCGTATGCATGCTGTGTCTGATGGTGAACGCCGCAGAGTCCAGCTGGCCATGGGTCTCCTGCGTCCCTGGACGGTTCTCTTCCTTGATGAGATCACCGTTGACCTTGACGTCTTGAGCCGCTATTCGTTCCTTTCCTGGCTGAAGCGCGAGACGGAAACCCGCGAGTGCACCATTGTCTATGCTACGCACATCTTGGACAACTTGGCTGGTTGGCCCACCCATCTTGTCCACATGCACGTCGGTACCGTCAAGGAGTGGGACACTGCTGACAATATGCTGCAATCTCTCGATTCAACTGTTGGTCCTACCGGCAACAGTCGCCTCGGAGAGTTGGTCATGGGTTGGCTGAGGGATGATCTTAAACAGAGAGGCCCAAGAAGCCAGGCAAACATTGGCCCTGAAGGCAAGACCTATGGCTTTGGCGGCATCAAGATTGGCGGATATGGTGACGAGtcgaaacaaagagaaaactAA
- a CDS encoding acetyltransferase (GNAT) family domain-containing protein: MSTGTYWPAENASGFYPSGSSERPIGTVLWDYQNCIPLTQIPTRDKPVLLLTPVVVPPAGSNPADDRDPFEILGQTISGRNIPIRHVPYTKAKGITGVHVAFVKRAGAVIFVITHLAGTDNLLQLEFAELVARICESRPFILLVCCNLAGRNISNTHFRTLVHIAGYTNADLLVAATLLLDSDPGLPMPADTQGRLDAEPAWLVQSWAAERDLMETCALWQACLPYQFHLNPSTLGSLLKRDGYALHYVVRESTRGALIGFCAAYATFADSSDVALIGSIAAVVVHPEYRRQGVGSSLYDAAMSKFGRVRGVQKLHLGSTFPRLLCGFTAEMADASQWFARKGWPVNMQGRGDQGGLVADWILHFTDLTGVMIPYSGLGYRQCYESDAQQVLDLEHRPPATTSHGFGWYDQYARTIQSEHIGDIIVGFDNGDTIVATAITYIPGQQSPAATDIPWPGSLNDNVGGVTCICIRVSTNFANDPIYEGADVGLSRDATIANLLYACYRALSGKGMTSMFLDGISFGDQVLMSLGFRKWAEYGPVWREI; encoded by the exons ATGTCTACCGGAACATACTGGCCTGCGGAAAATGCATCCGGCTTTTACCCCTCAGGAAGTTCAGAGAGGCCAATCGGTACAGTACTGTGGGATTACCAGAATTGTATCCCCCTCACACAGATTCCTACCAGAGACAAGCCTGTCCTTCTCTTGACCCCTGTCGTGGTGCCCCCGGCGGGAAGCAATCCAGCAGATGACAGAGATCCCTTTGAGATTCTCGGGCAAACGATTTCCGGCCGAAATATCCCGATACGCCATGTTCCATATACCAAAGCCAAAGGCATTACCGGCGTTCATGTGGCCTTTGTTAAAAGAGCAGGGGCTGTGATCTTTGTAATCACGCATTTGGCCGGCACCGACAACCTGCTTCAGTTGGAATTTGCCGAGCTTGTTGCACGGATATGTGAATCACGGCCATTCATACTTCTTGTCTGCTGCAATCTAGCAGGACGAAATATTTCCAACACTCACTTCCGGACTTTGGTGCACATTGCTGGATACACTAATGCCGATTTGCTAGTTGCAGCCACCTTGCTACTCGACAGTGATCCAGGGCTACCAATGCCCGCGGATACCCAAGGTAGATTAGATGCCGAACCTGCATGGCTAGTACAGTCCTGGGCTGCCGAGCGAGATTTGATGGAAACATGCGCCCTCTGGCAGGCATGCCTCCCATACCAATTCCATCTCAACCCATCTACTCTCGGATCCCTCTTGAAGAGAGACGGATATGCGCTGCATTATGTCGTGCGAGAGTCAACGCGAGGGGCGTTGATCGGCTTTTGCGCAGCTTACGCAACCTTTGCAGACAGTTCTGATGTTGCTCTAATAGGCTCCATTGCCGCCGTCGTTGTCCATCCTGAATACAGAAGGCAGGGGGTTGGCTCTTCGCTCTACGATGCGGCAATGAGTAAGTTCGGCAGAGTCAGAGGCGTACAGAAACTACATCTAGGATCGACGTTTCCTCGACTGCTCTGTGGCTTTACTGCTGAGATGGCCGATGCGAGCCAGTGGTTTGCTAGAAAAGGTTGGCCTGTCAACATGCAAGGGCGCGGGGACCAGGGTGGCCTTGTCGCAGACTGGATTCTCCATTTTACGGATTTGACAGGCGTTATGATTCCTTATTCTGGCTTAGGATACAGGCAGTGCTATGAATCAGATGCGCAGCAGGTACTGGATCTTGAACATCGGCCACCTGCAACAACTAGTCACGGCTTCGGTTGGTATGATCAGTACGCGCGGACAATACAGAGCGAACATATAGGCGATATTATCGTTGGCTTTGACAATGGTGATACAATAGTAGCTACGGCCATCACTTACATCCCTGGCCAACAAAGTCCGGCGGCAACTGATATCCCATGGCCGGGGTCGTTGAATGACAACGTTGGAGGAGTTACATGCATTTGTATTAGAG TTTCAACAAATTTTGCTAATGATCCGATCTATGAGGGAGCAGATGTTGGCCTTTCCCGAGATGCAACCATTGCCAACTTGTTGTATGCATGTTACCGGGCGTTGAGCGGGAAAGGCATGACCAGCATGTTCCTGGACGGAATTTCTTTCGGGGATCAAGTACTTATGTCGCTAG GCTTCCGGAAGTGGGCGGAATATGGACCAGTGTGGCGCGAGATATGA
- a CDS encoding CENP-S protein domain-containing protein yields the protein MADTTREEDRERLKSALWYAVGQIVDEECLKRNRNATPQFIGALTEMTLLQIENVAIDLETFCNHAGRSTVTTDDVLLLARKNPDLHQIMKNYVDEIKADKEAAAGSSRSGGAKKNKAKK from the exons ATGGCCGACACGACGCGTGAAGAAGACCGTGAA CGCCTCAAATCCGCCCTCTGGTACGCCGTCGGGCAAATCGTCGACGAAGAATGTCTAAAGCGCAACCGCAATGCGACGCCCCAGTTCATCGGAGCTCTAACCGAAATGACCTTGTTGCAAATAG AAAACGTAGCGATTGATCTCGAAACTTTTTGCAATCATGCTGGTAGGTCGACTGTTACGACGGATGATGTGCTTTTACTGGCGAGGAAGAATCCGGATTTACATCAGATCATGAAGAATTATGTGGATGAGATCAAGGCGGATAAGGAGGCTGCGGCGGGGAGCAGTCGGAGTGGTGGTGCGAAGAAGAATAAGGCGAAGAAGTAG
- a CDS encoding DNA polymerase alpha/epsilon subunit B domain-containing protein codes for MVKLEDVSSLLQAPAPSQKVPIRTDSTYKPLHSFALDKQRSYKQQYGDMYFLRLAKIKPAVEEVASKAWDGTEIGGELAKRVDRVLDVRQGELCWVAGTVYMDMRLKPNILEDVSKDRWLSAPISSQKYYSDDGSDQIMLEDDSGRVRLVGELLNSIPLVTGCIIAVMGTENTNGEFEVIDLKVPDLAPQPERWALSKTPSASGKSKSEDTDMTDSPSPNGGKKVAIVSGLSFSGTDASYDLELNLLLEYLLGEALGPDEQTSISQISRLIIAGDSISTTATKENDDEDDETKKRAQKKYGYDASAYNPLPSQLFDEFVAELLPSIPVTLLPGARDPANASYPQQPIHTAMFPLSRAYASDPGAASTSQPGWFDTVTNPWEAEIEGWRILGTGGQNVDDVFKYVESDDRLGMMEAMCRWRCCAPTAPDTLWSYPFQEDDPFVLKSCPHVYFVGCQPEFATKVIHGPDGQSVRLIAVPSFSKTKEFVLVDTETLEVTKIKIASR; via the exons atggtcaAGCTCGAGGACGTCTCCAGCCTCCTCCAGGCGCCTGC GCCCTCGCAGAAAGTGCCCATCCGAACCGATTCGACCTACAAACCGCTTCACTCCTTCGCCCTAGACAAACAGCGGTCATACAAGCAACAGTATGGCGACATGTACTTTTTGcggctggccaagatcaagccCGCAGTGGAAGAGGTGGCTTCCAAGGCGTGGGATGGCACCGAGATTGGGGGGGAGCTTGCCAAGAGGGTTGATCGAGTGCTCGATGTGCGGCAAGGCGAGCTGTGCTGGGTTGCGGGCACCGTCTACATGGACATGCGGCTGAAGCCCAATATTCTCGAGGACGTATCCAAAGAT CGTTGGCTGTCTGCTCCCATCTCCTCGCAAAAGTACTACTCCGACGATGGCTCCGATCAGATCATGCTCGAAGACGACTCGGGCCGCGTTCGCTTGGTGGGAGAGTTGCTCAATTCCATCCCTCTCGTCACCGGGTGCATTATTGCCGTCATGGGCACCGAGAACACAAACGGTGAATTCGAGGTCATCGATCTCAAGGTGCCCGATCTGGCTCCGCAGCCAGAGCGCTGGGCCCTCTCCAAAACGCCCTCCGCGAGCGGCAAATCAAAGAGCGAGGATACAGACATGACGGACAGCCCCTCACCAAACGGCGGCAAGAAAGTTGCCATAGTGTCTGGGCTGTCCTTTTCCGGCACCGACGCCTCGTACGATCTCGAGCTCAATCTCCTGCTAGAATACCTGCTTGGAGAAGCCCTCGGCCCAGATGAACAGACTAGCATTTCGCAAATCAGCAGACTCATCATCGCTGGTGACTCCATCTCAACAACAGCCACCAAGGAAaacgatgatgaagatgacgagaccaagaagaggGCACAGAAGAAGTACGGCTACGACGCCAGCGCATACAACCCCTTGCCATCCCAGCTGTTTGACGAGTTTGTTGCTGAGCTCTTGCCTTCCATTCCTGTCACCCTTCTCCCCGGTGCTCGGGATCCCGCCAATGCAAGCTATCCTCAACAGCCGATCCACACGGCCATGTTTCCTCTTTCAAGAGCCTACGCGTCAGATCCCGGCgcggcatcaacatcccAGCCTGGCTGGTTTGACACTGTGACAAACCCCTGGGAAGCAGAAATAGAAGGATGGAGGATATTGGGCACGGGTGGTCAGAACGTGGACGACGTGTTCAAATATGTCGAGAGCGATGACCGGCTGGGTATGATGGAGGCCATGTGCAGGTGGAGATGCTGCGCTCCCACCGCGCCCGATACACTAT GGAGCTATCCATTCCAAGAAGACGATCCTTTTGTCCTCAAATCGTGCCCACACGTGTACTTCGTCGGCTGTCAGCCCGAATTTGCTACCAAGGTCATTCACGGCCCGGATGGCCAAAGCGTGCGGCTCATTGCCGTGCCATCGTTTTCGAAAACCAAGGAGTTTGTGCTAGTGGATACGGAAACGCTGGAAGTGACAAAGATTAAGATTGCTTCAAGGTGA